DNA sequence from the Novipirellula galeiformis genome:
ATGATCGAGAGAATCGCGAATCCCAACAGATCAATCCCGAAGGCGGCAGCGAATTGCTGCAAATGCTGTTCGATCCAGACTTTGCGATGGTCGAAGTTTTTTCCCGAGTAAGGATCATCCCCCATCAAGAAGCATCGCCGGACAGTTCGATTGTGAACGTGAGCGATCGCGATTTCGCCAGGATCGAAGACTTCGCAGCGTGACAAACGCCCCATCTTGCACCTCGCCAGAGTTGAAGGAACCGTCCAATCTCCGCTAAGAGAATGGTTCCCCTGGCCCCGCCCAAAGTCAACCCCCGAAATGATGCTCTGTCCCTCAGGCTGCTACGAGGAGCATGGGAGCGAGCGTTTTCGGTTTGTGGAGAGCCCTCACAGTCAAGCTAGAGGATTGAAGGTGAGCCCGCTGAGCAACTTAGGATAGAAGTAAGTACTTTTCGCAGGCATCCGCTCCTTGTGCAAACTGATCGCTTCGACGCGCTCTAGCTTCGCGGGCATCACAAGCGCAGCGAGCGTATAAGGCTCGTCGCTGTCGCTCTCCGCTTGACTGCCTTCACCCCGCATCCCTCTCAGCACTTCGTTAACATCGTGGACATAGGTGGGCTTCGGGTGCCCTTCGCACTGGAGCAGTTCGTCGATCACCAATCGATGCAGTAGGCTGACTCCCAGACACTGCCAATCCTTACTCTGGCCCGGCGCCAGCGATTGCATCTTCTCGGCCGCACCATCATTGGCTTTACAAAGAACCCACGTATCATCTTTACAGGCGTACAAACCGATCAAGCCTTGATCGTCTGCGGATTGCATGCTGGACCAGACCGCATTGGCGCCATCGAGCCCTCCAGCGACGATTTCACAATCAAAGCAACCGGCGAGCCGAGCGGTGATTTCGGCAGAGGAAAAGCGTTCGGTGCCACGAAGCAATCGGTGGGTTGGCAAGACGATCATCCCCGGGTCGCTCATTCCGACCAGCACCGTCATTACGAAGTTCGCGGGATGGTCGCTTGGCAGAGCACCATCCTCCGCAATGATTTGATCGCGATAGTTGGCGGCCGTTTCGTAGCGATGGTGGCCATCGGCGACAAACATTGGCTTGTCTTGCATCAGCTGACTGACTCGCTGGATCACGCCGGCATCGGTCACCGGCCACAACTCATGTTTGACATCTAGATGGTCAATCGCCTCGACCGGCTCGACGCCAACGGTTGCAGCATCAAGCAGCGAAATGATCTCGTTTTGAGGATCAGGGTAGAGGCCAAAGATCTGGCTGTTGTTCTGCTTGGTGGCTTGGGTCAACTTCAAGCGATCGACCTTGGCCTTGGGGTGAGTTTCTTCGTGAGGATAAATATCACCTTCACCAAACGGTTGGATGCGAACGCGAGCCACAAAGCCACGACGAATGAACGTTTGCCCCTCGATCGCGAAGGTTTGGTGATAGACGTAGTACGCACACGTTTCGTCTTGCCTTAGCACCCCTTCGCTCTTCCACTGGGTTACAAACTTTGCCGCTCGCACGTACTTTTCGTCCTCGGCGTCGCCGGGCTCAGAGCGGTTCAAGATGATACGAACAACGTTGGCGGGATGCTTTCGGTAGAGCTGATCTTGCAACTGAGGATCGATAACGTCATAGGGCGGTGCGATCACATCCGACAGGGAACCAATATGATTCAAGTTGTAACGAACGGCTGCAAAGGGAGCGATTTGTGGCATCGTTTGATTTGCTTTAGAGGAGACAAGCCCCATTCACGCTTGACGATGATGTTAACATCCGCAGCGTAATCGTGGGCACGCAATGCGGGCAGACAAAGCCATTATCACATGAGACCCCATGTGACTGGGTCTCCATGCGATCGGACCTGAATGCGCGAAAAAAAACTCGGCCGGTGAGGGCCGAGTTCGTGATTATCCGTGACGCTTTACTGCGTAAGCGAAACGCATCAAGACCTAGTATCGGTAGTGATCCGGCTTGTAGGGCCCTTCGACTGGAACGCCCATGTATTCAGCTTGATCGGCGGTCAGGGTGGTCAGCTTGACGCCAAGTTTACCCAGGTGCAATCGCGCGACTTCTTCGTCGAGTGCTTTGGGCAACATGTAAACCTTGTTTTCGTACTCGCCATGCTTAGTCCACAATTCGATTTGGGCCAAGACTTGGTTCGTAAACGAGGTGCTCATCACGAAGCTAGGGTGACCTGTGGCGCAACCCAAGTTAACCAAACGCCCCTTGGCCAAGATCAGGATGCTGCGTCCACTGTCCTTGAACGTGTAGCGATCCACCGCGCCGATATCCGATGGCTTGATCTCATCCTTGGTAGCACGTCCGGCGGCGACTTCCGCTTCCAACCATGCGACGTCGATTTCGGTATCGAAGTGACCGATGTTACAAAGGATGGCATCTTCGGGCATCTCGACCATGTGTTGGCCGAGGATAATGTCCTTGTTGCCAGTCGTGGTGACGTAGAGGTGGCCTTCTTTGCAAGCGTCTTCCATCGTGGTGACTTCGAAACCTTCCATCGCTGCTTGCAATGCATTGATCGGATCGATTTCAGTCACGATCACGCGGCAACCATAACGTTGCAGCGAGTGGGCACAGCCCTTGCCAACGTCACCGTAGCCACAAACCACGGCAACCTTACCGGCCAACATCACGTCGGTAGCTCGCTTGACACCGTCGGCAAGCGATTCGCGGCAACCGTACAAGTTGTCAAACTTACTCTTGGTGGCCGAG
Encoded proteins:
- a CDS encoding DUF1015 domain-containing protein, whose product is MPQIAPFAAVRYNLNHIGSLSDVIAPPYDVIDPQLQDQLYRKHPANVVRIILNRSEPGDAEDEKYVRAAKFVTQWKSEGVLRQDETCAYYVYHQTFAIEGQTFIRRGFVARVRIQPFGEGDIYPHEETHPKAKVDRLKLTQATKQNNSQIFGLYPDPQNEIISLLDAATVGVEPVEAIDHLDVKHELWPVTDAGVIQRVSQLMQDKPMFVADGHHRYETAANYRDQIIAEDGALPSDHPANFVMTVLVGMSDPGMIVLPTHRLLRGTERFSSAEITARLAGCFDCEIVAGGLDGANAVWSSMQSADDQGLIGLYACKDDTWVLCKANDGAAEKMQSLAPGQSKDWQCLGVSLLHRLVIDELLQCEGHPKPTYVHDVNEVLRGMRGEGSQAESDSDEPYTLAALVMPAKLERVEAISLHKERMPAKSTYFYPKLLSGLTFNPLA
- the ahcY gene encoding adenosylhomocysteinase produces the protein MSQVETNRLPYKVKDITLAEFGRKEIQLAENEMPGLMALREKYGQAKPLAGARIAGCLHMTIQTAVLIETLVELGAEVTWSSCNIFSTQDHAAAAIAAAGVPVYAWKGMNDEEFDWCIEQTLHFPSGKPINMILDDGGDLTAMVHDKFPELLTEIRGISEETTAGVHRLEVLNRSGKLQVPAFNVNDSATKSKFDNLYGCRESLADGVKRATDVMLAGKVAVVCGYGDVGKGCAHSLQRYGCRVIVTEIDPINALQAAMEGFEVTTMEDACKEGHLYVTTTGNKDIILGQHMVEMPEDAILCNIGHFDTEIDVAWLEAEVAAGRATKDEIKPSDIGAVDRYTFKDSGRSILILAKGRLVNLGCATGHPSFVMSTSFTNQVLAQIELWTKHGEYENKVYMLPKALDEEVARLHLGKLGVKLTTLTADQAEYMGVPVEGPYKPDHYRY